A DNA window from Daucus carota subsp. sativus chromosome 3, DH1 v3.0, whole genome shotgun sequence contains the following coding sequences:
- the LOC108212354 gene encoding glycosyl hydrolase 5 family protein, whose translation MGFNCVRLTWATEMFTNKAYANLTVAQSLERWNLVAASFGMSLNNPDLMNKTLIETQKTVIDALGHENLMVILDNHVSFPIWCCDWNDGNGFFKDLHFHPVEWVQGLSTVAKLYKGNPTVVAISLRNELRGPRQNEFDWYQFMEEGATAVHLENVDVLVIVSGLSFETDLTFLRQRKLNFGVNVNNKLVYEAHWYAFADPPEKWIFSTNEFCAEITEWFMSQTGYVIYERSPTPIFLSEFGKDQNGASEAENRYFICVMALLADKDLEWALWAMQGSYYLREGQVEWEEPYGMYSFAWDKIRNSSILQLMELNQQMIQDPTSEYASYYAMYHPQTGRCVSVNKNNVTTSSCHRLQRWGFEYDENGSRITLVGTSGCLTVVADKAPVKVTGDCSSQKSTWKFVSKSKMHLAARDEKGMDLCLEWDSLNSTIVTNKCLCLGDDLGDLPWCSQNPQTQWFKLILTNKHY comes from the exons ATGGGTTTCAATTGCGTGCGTCTCACGTGGGCTACAGAGATGTTCACAAATAAGGCTTATGCCAATCTCACTGTCGCGCAATCGCTTGAAAGGTGGAATTTAGTGGCAGCCTCGTTTGGCATGTCTCTCAACAATCCTGATTTGATGAACAAAACGCTTATTGAGACACAAAAGACTGTTATTGATGCGCTAGGCCACGAAAATTTGATGGTCATTCTTGATAACCATGTTAGCTTCCCTATATGGTGTTGTGATTGGAATGACGGAAATGGCTTCTTTAAAGATCTTCATTTTCATCCTGTCGAATGGGTTCAAGGCTTATCTACTGTGGCTAAACTATATAAAGGAAACCCCACG GTTGTTGCCATAAGCCTCAGGAATGAGTTACGGGGTCCACGTCAGAACGAATTTGATTGGTACCAATTCATGGAAGAGGGTGCAACAGCAGTTCATTTGGAGAATGTAGACGTGTTGGTCATTGTTTCAGGCTTATCATTCGAGACAGATCTCACTTTCTTAAGGCAAAGGAAACTAAACTTCGGAGTTAATGTGAACAACAAGCTAGTATATGAGGCACACTGGTACGCATTTGCTGATCCACCGGAAAAATGGATTTTTAGTACAAATGAATTCTGTGCAGAGATCACGGAGTGGTTTATGAGCCAAACAGGATATGTGATATACGAACGAAGCCCGACACCCATTTTTCTAAGTGAGTTTGGGAAAGATCAAAATGGTGCAAGTGAAGCTGAGAACAGATACTTCATATGTGTGATGGCTCTTTTGGCTGATAAAGATCTTGAATGGGCACTCTGGGCTATGCAAGGGAGTTATTATCTTAGAGAAGGTCAAGTCGAATGGGAAGAGCCTTACGGCATGTATAGTTTTGCTTGGGACAAAATAAGAAATTCTTCTATACTACAGCTTATGGAACTTAACCAGCAAATGATTCAAG ATCCTACGTCGGAGTATGCATCATACTACGCAATGTACCATCCACAAACAGGGCGATGCGTTTCTGTAAACAAAAACAATGTTACCACATCATCTTGCCATAGACTACAAAGGTGGGGTTTCGAATACGATGAAAATGGCAGTAGGATCACATTAGTTGGCACCTCTGGCTGTTTAACAGTGGTAGCTGACAAGGCTCCGGTAAAGGTCACAGGAGACTGTTCGAGTCAGAAGAGTACGTGGAAATTcgtatcaaaatcaaaaatgcATTTAGCTGCAAGAGATGAGAAAGGAATGGATTTGTGCTTAGAATGGGATTCTTTAAATTCAACAATTGTGACTAACAAATGTTTATGCCTTGGGGATGATTTAGGAGATCTTCCTTGGTGTTCTCAAAATCCCCAGACGCAATGGTTTAAGCTTATTTTGACAAATAAACACTACTGA
- the LOC108215449 gene encoding uncharacterized protein LOC108215449, with product MEGNLQSGSMLGMGSYGGGLDLQGSMRVHHHQQPSSLQQQHNSNPRQGSIVHPSIHENFAHPSGGGQDYDQTILLAEYSKVDRAKHSASDEEELSLTDDAADGHSHGSRGKNISPWHRVKWTDTMVRILITAVSYIGEDAAAEYGGGARRKYANLQKKGKWKSVSKVMAERSYFVSPQQCEDKFNDLNKRYKRLNEILGRGTSCEVVENNSLLEVMDHIPEKLKEEVRKILSSKHLYYEEMCSYHNGNRLHLPPDPELQHSLRLALRSKDDHENDTRKHPHHEIDDDDQDIEMEDRDVENHATHGDHRGTYGMSGASMKRVKQCQVHENVALGSSLSSLDCNRTFNSQAQVANVDMNQVLPEGMNANLSQAQWMEHHSMQIERQKLQLEVQMLELEKERFKWKRCCRKRDKELEVMRMENERMKLENEHMALELKRKEMGADT from the coding sequence ATGGAAGGCAATTTGCAATCGGGAAGTATGCTTGGAATGGGATCTTATGGAGGAGGACTCGATTTGCAAGGGTCTATGAGAGTGCACCATCATCAACAGCCATCTTCACTTCAGCAACAACATAACTCTAATCCTAGACAAGGGTCGATTGTTCATCCGTCAATCCATGAAAATTTTGCCCACCCAAGTGGAGGCGGACAAGACTATGATCAGACAATCTTGTTGGCTGAGTACTCTAAAGTTGATAGGGCTAAGCATTCTGCAAGTGATGAGGAAGAGCTGAGTTTAACAGATGATGCTGCGGATGGTCACAGTCATGGGAGTAGAGGAAAAAATATTTCCCCTTGGCATCGAGTCAAATGGACTGATACAATGGTGAGGATTTTGATAACCGCTGTTTCGTACATAGGGGAGGATGCTGCTGCAGAGTACGGTGGTGGGGCAAGAAGGAAATATGCAAATCTACAGAAGAAAGGTAAATGGAAATCAGTTTCAAAGGTCATGGCTGAAAGGAGTTATTTTGTTTCACCTCAACAATGTGAAGATAAGTTCAACGATCTTAATAAAAGGTACAAGAGACTGAATGAGATCCTTGGGAGGGGAACATCTTGTGAAGTTGTTGAGAATAACTCACTTTTGGAGGTGATGGATCACATACCAGAGAAACTAAAAGAGGAGGTTAGAAAAATTCTTagttcaaagcatttgtactatGAAGAGATGTGTTCTTATCATAATGGAAATCGGCTGCATCTGCCTCCAGATCCTGAATTGCAGCATTCTTTGAGGTTGGCACTCAGAAGCAAAGATGATCATGAGAATGACACAAGGAAGCACCCACACCATgaaattgatgatgatgatcaagaCATAGAGATGGAAGACCGAGACGTTGAAAATCATGCTACTCATGGGGATCACAGAGGAACGTATGGGATGTCAGGGGCATCTATGAAGAGAGTTAAACAATGTCAGGTTCATGAAAATGTTGCTTTGGGTAGCTCCTTGTCTTCTTTGGACTGTAATAGAACTTTCAATTCTCAAGCACAAGTTGCTAATGTTGATATGAATCAAGTGCTTCCCGAAGGTATGAATGCAAACCTGTCCCAAGCGCAGTGGATGGAACATCATTCAATGCAGATTGAGAGGCAAAAGCTACAACTTGAGGTGCAGATGTTAGAATTAGAGAAAGAGCGGTTCAAGTGGAAAAGATGTTGCAGGAAAAGAGACAAAGAGCTGGAGGTGATGAGAATGGAAAATGAGAGGATGAAGCTAGAGAATGAGCATATGGCATTAGAACTGAAGCGCAAGGAGATGGGTGCAGACACCTGA